The nucleotide window GGGACAGCGCGCGTGGCTCGACGCCCACAACGCGCTGTCGGTGTTCGGTCTGCCGTTCCACGTGATGATCACCTACACCGGGTTGGTGACGCTGATGGCGCTGTACGTGCCGTGGGGTGAACGCGCCGCCATCAAGACGCCCGCCGAACGCCAGCAACTCGCCGCCGAACTGAACGCCTTCATCCAGGCCGGCAAGCCGAGCGGCGAGAAGGTGCAGCCGGGGTCGATCGAGGCGATGGTCCGGCAGGCGCAGCAGCGCTGGGGGACGACCGATGTGGGGCGCGTCAACGCCGCCAATCCGGGCGACGCGACCGCCCGCATCGCGGTGACCCGCGGCGATGCCGGGCGCGTATCGATGAGTCCCGAATACATCGAATTCGACGGCGTCACCGGGAAGCTGCTCGCCGTGCACGACCATGTCGGCGCGGCGGCGGAAACCCGCGGCGTGATGTACGCGCTGCATCTCGGCCGCTTCAGCGATCTGGAGACGCGCTGGCTGTACTTCCTCGCCAGCCTGATGGGCACCGCGATGGTCGGCACCGGGCTGGTGATGTGGACGGTGAAGCGGCGGCAGAAGCTACCCGATCCGGAGCGACCGCATGTCGGCTTTCGCCTGGTCGAGCGGCTGAACATCGCCGGCATTGCCGGACTGTCGGTCGCCATGACGGCGTTGCTGTGGGCGAACCGGCTGCTACCTGTTCAGATGCAGGAGCGGGCGTTCTGGGAGGTCCATCTGTTCTTCATCGTCTGGGGGCTGACGCTGCTGCATGCGCTGCTGCGGCCGGCCAGGGCGGCGTGGGTCGAGCAGCTCTGGGCGGCGGCTGCGCTGTTGGCGCTGATCCCGGTGCTGAATGCCGCGACCACGCAGCGCCCGCTGTGGCACAGCCTCGCTGTCGGCGACTGGGTGTTCGCCGGCACCGATCTGATGTGCCTGGCGCTCGCGCTGCTGCATGCGGTGCTGGCGATCCGCACCGCGCGGCACGGCGCACAGCTACGTCCGAAGGGGCGTTCGGCGAAGCGGGGAGAGATGCCGGCGATGTTGGGCGAGGCCGCGACATGAGTCACGTTCTGGCGCAGGTATTTTGCCTGGCGGGTTTCACGGCCCTGGCGTTCGGGCTGCGCCGGCCGCAGCACGATGTCCTGCATCGTTCGCTGCGCCGGCCGGTGGTGTTTGCGCTACGCGCTGTCGGCACCTGCGCGTTGGCGATCGCACTTGCGGTGCTGGTCGGTGTGTCCGGTTGGGGCTTCGGCCTGGTCAAGTTCAGCGGCCACACCACACTGGCCGCTGCCCTGGTGTACTGCGCGCTGATCGGCTGCGGCCGCAGGGCCGCCGCCAGAGTGCGCTGCTAGAGCAGTTCTGCTTTTTATAGAATCAGAGCTGATCCGCACCGCGTGCCACACGCACAACCTCATGGTGAGGAGGCGCGTAGCGCCGTCTCGAACCATGTGACGCAGGGAATGCGTTGCCCCATCCTTCGAGACGCCCGGCTTCGCCGGGCTCCTCAGGATGAGGACTCAGTGCCTTCGGAAAAGTCGGATCGTTTCAATCAAACGATGAACCGCTCTAGCTGTGAGCTTTCAATAGGTTGTCCATCCGGTCCGGACCGAGGATGCTGAGGTTGCGAAGCTTCAGTGTCCAAGGAGGGACCGGATGAACATTCACAAGAATGCCCGTTTGACGCCGATTGGTCGAGAGCGGTTGGTGCAGGCGGTGTTGAGCGGGCAGACGCCGAAGGCCGCCGCACAAGCCGCAGGCGTCTGCCCGCGGACGGCCCGCAAATGGGTTGCCCGGTTCAAGGCCGAAGGGCGCGCAGGGCTTGCCGATCGCTCGTCGCGGCCGCGGCGGCTGTACAAGCCGACGCCAGTGGCGACCGTGGAGCAGGTCGAACGGCTGCGCCGTCAGCGTCTGACCGGCAAGCAGATCGCCGCCGATCTCGGCCTGTCGCCGGCCACCGTCAGCCGTATCCTGCGACGCCTGGGGCTCAACCGAATGCGTGACCTGGAGCCGGCCGAACCAGCCCGCCGCTACGAGTACGCCCATCCCGGCGACATGATCCACATCGACATCAAGAAGCTCGGCCGCTTCGACAAGATCGGCCATCGCATCACCGGCGATCGCACCGGCCAAAGCAACAGCCGCGGCGTCGGCTGGGAGTTCGTCCACGTCTGCATCGACGACGCCTCACGTGTCGCATTCTCGCAGATTTTCGCGGACGAGAAGGCCGTCAGCGCGATCGCCTTCCTCAAGGCCGCGATCGCCTATTACGCCAGCCTCGGCGTCACCGTTAGACGCGTCATGACCGACAACGGAAGCTGCTACATATCGACTGATTTCCGAAACGCCTGCCACGCTCTCGGGCTCAAGCATATCCGCACCAGGCCATACACACCTAAAACCAACGGCAAGGCCGAGCGCTTCATCCAAAGTGCTCTCAGGGAATGGGCTTACGCGCAGGCCTATCCGACCTCGACACGCAGGGCCGAGGAACTGCCGATCTGGCTGCATCGATACAATTGGCACCGCCCTCACGGCGGCATAAAATCACAGCCGCCAATCAGCAGACTCGGACTCTCCGAGGACAACCTGTTGAGGCTCCACATCTAGCTTGCCGGCACGCATCGCCGCCGCGGCGAGCGCCGCTACGTCACGAGCCGGTCGATCAGTCGCAGCACGTCTTTCGAGGCGTGGCCGACCTGGTCGATCTCGGCCATCGCGCCGGCGAGGTCACCGGACTGGATCAGGCGCGCGGCGGCTTTGCCGTGCTCGTGCACCAGGGCGTGCGGCCCCTCCAGCGCGGCGAAGGCGGGATTGGTCCGCGATCCCAGCGAGGTGTCCCCGTAGTACCATTTGCCGAGGCGGCAGGCGTGATGATCGGTCAGCTCGGTGCTGCTCAGCCTGCTGCGGCCGGCAGCCATGTCGGCGAGCCGCTTCTTCCAGGCGATATGGTCGGCCTTGGCGAGGCGCGGGATCAGGCCGTCGAAGCTCATTCGGGACAATTCCTCGAGCTCGCCGCCGACCAATGA belongs to Rhodopseudomonas palustris and includes:
- a CDS encoding PepSY-associated TM helix domain-containing protein: MSGLHTWSGLLLGWVLYAMFLTGTVSFFREELSQWMRPELPRLVQALDPARVAQRVADEIGRIAPGATQWSMKLPDGRSNTVYAFWRLPGGQGARAFGEGHFDPVTGHRIEARGTLGGDFFYRFHFQFYYMSPFWGRLLAGLAAMSMLVAIVAGVITHKKIFTDFFTFRWGKGQRAWLDAHNALSVFGLPFHVMITYTGLVTLMALYVPWGERAAIKTPAERQQLAAELNAFIQAGKPSGEKVQPGSIEAMVRQAQQRWGTTDVGRVNAANPGDATARIAVTRGDAGRVSMSPEYIEFDGVTGKLLAVHDHVGAAAETRGVMYALHLGRFSDLETRWLYFLASLMGTAMVGTGLVMWTVKRRQKLPDPERPHVGFRLVERLNIAGIAGLSVAMTALLWANRLLPVQMQERAFWEVHLFFIVWGLTLLHALLRPARAAWVEQLWAAAALLALIPVLNAATTQRPLWHSLAVGDWVFAGTDLMCLALALLHAVLAIRTARHGAQLRPKGRSAKRGEMPAMLGEAAT
- a CDS encoding DUF3325 domain-containing protein, encoding MSHVLAQVFCLAGFTALAFGLRRPQHDVLHRSLRRPVVFALRAVGTCALAIALAVLVGVSGWGFGLVKFSGHTTLAAALVYCALIGCGRRAAARVRC
- a CDS encoding IS481 family transposase, whose translation is MNIHKNARLTPIGRERLVQAVLSGQTPKAAAQAAGVCPRTARKWVARFKAEGRAGLADRSSRPRRLYKPTPVATVEQVERLRRQRLTGKQIAADLGLSPATVSRILRRLGLNRMRDLEPAEPARRYEYAHPGDMIHIDIKKLGRFDKIGHRITGDRTGQSNSRGVGWEFVHVCIDDASRVAFSQIFADEKAVSAIAFLKAAIAYYASLGVTVRRVMTDNGSCYISTDFRNACHALGLKHIRTRPYTPKTNGKAERFIQSALREWAYAQAYPTSTRRAEELPIWLHRYNWHRPHGGIKSQPPISRLGLSEDNLLRLHI